In one window of Tumebacillus algifaecis DNA:
- a CDS encoding LCP family protein encodes MAYQGKSYSKQVKEQPKPKKKLRIGRFLLILTAFLVVMSLTGLAGYGFFLERKVVERANATTPLPEDGPVNVLLIGVDRDPDSTEELRKLGMNTDTLIVAHLDPTQKQATLLSIPRDTRVQLPTGMEKINAAYAVGGMDRLKQTVKELTGLGIDRYVMIDFKGFAQAIDAVGGVEFEVDKPLFDPEGTVQLQPGKQVLNGKQALTAVRFRHEQMGDIARVERQQRFVEAYLSKIQSTSVVDWMNSLRKMSASMRTDMSISEMGRLATTLQGEEASFVTHTVPGTFLEVYGISYWKADPEKLREIVSQMKN; translated from the coding sequence ATGGCCTATCAAGGCAAATCCTACAGCAAACAAGTAAAGGAACAGCCAAAGCCGAAAAAGAAGCTGCGCATCGGACGCTTCTTGCTGATCTTGACGGCGTTTTTGGTCGTGATGAGCCTGACTGGGCTCGCTGGGTATGGTTTCTTTTTAGAGCGCAAAGTGGTCGAACGGGCTAACGCAACGACTCCGTTGCCCGAAGACGGTCCGGTCAACGTGCTCTTGATCGGCGTGGACCGCGATCCCGATTCAACGGAAGAATTGCGGAAGCTCGGCATGAACACCGACACGCTGATCGTGGCGCATCTCGATCCGACGCAGAAGCAGGCGACTTTGCTCTCCATTCCGCGCGACACGCGGGTGCAGCTGCCGACGGGGATGGAGAAGATCAACGCCGCCTACGCGGTCGGCGGGATGGACCGCCTGAAGCAGACGGTGAAGGAGTTGACCGGACTTGGGATCGACCGCTATGTGATGATCGACTTTAAAGGCTTTGCACAGGCGATCGATGCGGTCGGGGGCGTGGAGTTTGAAGTGGACAAACCACTGTTCGATCCGGAAGGCACCGTCCAGCTACAGCCGGGCAAGCAGGTGTTGAACGGCAAACAGGCGCTGACAGCGGTGCGTTTCCGTCATGAGCAGATGGGTGACATCGCCCGCGTGGAACGCCAACAGCGATTTGTGGAAGCGTATCTGAGCAAAATTCAGAGCACGAGCGTGGTGGACTGGATGAACTCCCTGCGCAAGATGAGCGCATCGATGCGCACCGATATGTCGATCTCCGAGATGGGGCGACTGGCGACGACGCTGCAAGGAGAAGAGGCAAGTTTTGTGACACATACGGTGCCGGGCACGTTTCTCGAAGTGTATGGAATCTCCTATTGGAAGGCAGATCCGGAGAAGTTGAGAGAGATTGTCTCACAGATGAAAAACTAG
- a CDS encoding alpha/beta-type small acid-soluble spore protein: MALGSGRRNKRQLIPQAHQALDDMKYEIAAEMGLPVYQGSEDYWGNITTRDAGAVGGHMVRKMVAYSQAMMAGQEPGANHNES, from the coding sequence ATGGCACTTGGCAGTGGACGCAGAAACAAAAGGCAACTGATTCCGCAAGCTCACCAAGCGCTCGATGACATGAAGTACGAGATCGCGGCCGAAATGGGTCTGCCGGTGTACCAAGGCAGCGAAGACTATTGGGGCAACATCACAACCCGAGACGCCGGGGCGGTCGGCGGTCATATGGTTCGCAAGATGGTCGCATACTCGCAAGCGATGATGGCGGGGCAAGAACCGGGCGCGAACCACAACGAAAGTTAA
- the metK gene encoding methionine adenosyltransferase, giving the protein MAKRYLFTSESVTEGHPDKICDQISDSVLDAIFAKDPNARVACETSVTTGLVLVAGEITTSTYVDIPKIVRETIREIGYTRAKYGFDAETCAVLTSIDEQSADIAAGVDQALEAREGQMTDAEIEAIGAGDQGLMFGFAVNETEELMPLPISLAHKLSRRLTEVRKNGTLPYLRPDGKTQVTVEYEGDKPVRIDTIVISTQHAEEITLEQIKNDLHEHVILPVLPTDLAHESTKYFINPTGRFVIGGPQGDAGLTGRKIIVDTYGGYARHGGGAFSGKDPTKVDRSAAYAARYVAKNIVAAGLADKCEVQLAYAIGVARPVSVMVDTFGTGKVADEKIVELIEANFDLRPAGIIRELDLRRPIYRQTAAYGHFGRTDIDLPWERTDKVDILRQGAGL; this is encoded by the coding sequence ATGGCAAAGCGTTACCTGTTTACCTCGGAGTCTGTCACCGAGGGCCATCCGGATAAGATCTGCGACCAGATCTCCGACTCCGTGCTTGATGCGATCTTCGCGAAAGATCCGAATGCACGCGTAGCATGTGAAACGTCTGTCACCACCGGTCTCGTGCTCGTAGCGGGCGAGATCACCACGTCCACCTATGTGGACATTCCGAAAATCGTTCGTGAGACGATCCGTGAGATCGGCTACACCCGTGCGAAGTACGGCTTCGATGCGGAAACTTGTGCAGTTCTGACCTCGATCGACGAGCAGTCTGCAGACATCGCGGCTGGCGTTGACCAAGCGCTGGAAGCGCGCGAAGGTCAAATGACCGATGCGGAGATCGAAGCGATCGGCGCAGGCGACCAAGGTCTGATGTTCGGCTTCGCTGTAAACGAGACCGAAGAGCTGATGCCGCTGCCGATCTCGCTGGCGCACAAACTGTCGCGTCGCCTGACGGAAGTTCGCAAGAATGGCACTCTGCCGTATCTGCGCCCGGATGGCAAAACTCAGGTGACGGTGGAGTACGAAGGCGACAAGCCGGTACGCATCGACACGATCGTCATTTCGACGCAACATGCTGAAGAGATTACGCTTGAGCAGATCAAGAATGATCTGCATGAGCATGTGATCCTTCCGGTTCTGCCGACCGACCTGGCGCACGAATCGACCAAGTATTTCATCAACCCGACTGGCCGTTTCGTCATCGGCGGCCCGCAAGGTGACGCTGGTCTGACCGGCCGCAAGATCATCGTCGATACATACGGTGGTTACGCTCGCCATGGCGGCGGCGCGTTCTCCGGCAAAGATCCGACGAAAGTGGACCGCTCCGCAGCATATGCAGCTCGTTACGTGGCGAAGAACATCGTCGCAGCGGGTCTGGCAGACAAATGCGAAGTGCAACTGGCGTACGCGATCGGGGTTGCACGCCCTGTTTCCGTCATGGTGGATACGTTTGGCACTGGTAAAGTTGCAGATGAGAAGATCGTCGAACTGATTGAAGCGAACTTTGACCTGCGTCCGGCGGGTATCATCCGCGAGCTCGACCTGCGTCGTCCGATCTACCGTCAAACCGCAGCGTACGGTCACTTTGGCCGCACCGACATCGACCTCCCTTGGGAGCGCACCGATAAAGTAGACATTCTGCGCCAAGGCGCGGGCCTGTAA